One segment of Xanthomonas oryzae pv. oryzae DNA contains the following:
- a CDS encoding methyl-accepting chemotaxis protein, which produces MIALLQRYNVGKRLSFAFGTLILLSCALVVAGLYTLAQARQTLDTLTNRNMVIVQRLQEMNNAVSVIAVQLRNIVLPTPDEENQHFVSIIEEQRRIYKDAHDKLYTFSATPVGQAIRAKIDASNKAARALNQQVIDLDLSGRTNEAMPLLLQRAAPATQAWQDALLEYSELQRKRAQEANALATTAMARGRAMLIGGGLVVVLISGVLAWLITRSLVVPLTRATRAAEAIAQGKLDNDVSTQSNDEPGRLLHAMDGMQGQLRNLISAQLGMAKRHEEGQISFRMDAGAFPGDFGSMANDTNALVASHIKLKMQTLHLIERYAIGDLSEDMPQLPGEKGAITAAMNQVKQNLATMNTEIKQLAQAAANGDFTARGNAEQFQFDFRVMVESLNTLMATADGNLQSLSGLLQSIAAGDLTARMGGQYQGVFAQMRNDANATAEQLASIVGRIQIAADAIGLASGEIASGNQDLSQRTEQQAANLEETAASMEELTSTVKQNAEHASQANQLAIGAAAVASQGGDVVAKVVTTMSDIQGSSKKIAEIISVIDGIAFQTNILALNAAVEAARAGEQGRGFAVVASEVRTLAQRSAGAAKEIKHLIDDSVEKVTHGATLVDQAGTTMAEIVASVQRVTNIMGEISSASQEQYAGIEQVNQTVTQMDETTQQNAALVEEATAAARAMEEQAQQLTEAVAVFKVAAHAPVARRLSAIASAPSNARFAPQPAARVTPAAAAPRRSVGSSAASHADSGNWQDF; this is translated from the coding sequence ATGATCGCTCTTCTTCAACGCTACAACGTCGGCAAGCGCCTGAGCTTTGCCTTCGGCACGCTGATCCTGCTGTCCTGCGCCCTGGTGGTCGCCGGCCTGTACACGCTGGCGCAGGCACGCCAAACCCTGGATACGCTGACCAATCGGAATATGGTCATCGTCCAGCGTCTGCAGGAAATGAACAACGCGGTATCGGTCATCGCCGTGCAGTTGCGCAACATCGTGTTGCCGACGCCAGACGAAGAAAATCAACACTTTGTGTCGATCATCGAAGAGCAGCGCCGCATCTACAAGGATGCGCACGACAAGCTTTACACCTTCTCGGCAACGCCTGTGGGCCAGGCGATACGTGCCAAGATCGATGCCAGCAACAAGGCCGCCCGCGCGCTCAACCAGCAGGTGATCGACCTGGACCTTTCCGGCAGGACCAACGAAGCGATGCCCTTGCTGTTGCAGCGTGCTGCACCGGCCACGCAGGCATGGCAGGACGCGCTGCTGGAGTATTCGGAGCTGCAGCGCAAGCGCGCCCAGGAAGCCAATGCGCTCGCTACCACGGCGATGGCGCGTGGCCGTGCCATGTTGATTGGCGGCGGCCTGGTGGTGGTGTTGATCAGCGGCGTGCTGGCATGGCTGATTACCCGCAGCTTGGTGGTTCCGCTGACGCGCGCCACCCGCGCTGCCGAAGCCATTGCCCAGGGCAAGTTGGACAACGACGTCAGCACGCAATCCAACGACGAACCCGGCCGTCTGTTGCACGCGATGGACGGCATGCAGGGCCAGCTGCGCAATCTGATTTCCGCACAGCTGGGCATGGCCAAGCGCCATGAAGAGGGCCAGATCAGCTTCCGCATGGATGCCGGCGCATTCCCGGGCGATTTCGGCAGCATGGCCAATGACACCAACGCGCTCGTGGCCTCGCATATCAAGCTCAAGATGCAGACCCTCCACCTGATCGAGCGTTACGCCATCGGCGACCTGTCTGAAGACATGCCGCAACTGCCCGGCGAAAAAGGCGCCATCACCGCGGCGATGAACCAGGTCAAGCAGAACCTCGCAACGATGAACACCGAGATCAAGCAGCTGGCGCAGGCCGCGGCCAATGGTGACTTCACCGCGCGCGGCAATGCCGAGCAATTCCAGTTCGATTTCCGCGTGATGGTGGAAAGCCTCAACACCTTGATGGCCACCGCCGATGGCAATCTGCAGTCGCTCTCGGGCCTGTTGCAGTCGATCGCTGCCGGCGACCTCACCGCACGCATGGGTGGCCAATATCAGGGCGTGTTTGCGCAGATGCGCAACGACGCCAATGCCACCGCAGAACAACTGGCCAGCATCGTCGGCCGCATCCAGATCGCGGCCGATGCGATTGGTCTGGCATCGGGCGAAATCGCCTCCGGCAATCAGGATCTGTCGCAGCGCACCGAACAGCAGGCCGCCAATCTGGAAGAAACCGCTGCCTCGATGGAAGAGCTCACCTCCACCGTCAAGCAGAATGCCGAACACGCCAGCCAGGCCAATCAGCTCGCAATTGGCGCCGCTGCGGTCGCCTCGCAAGGCGGTGACGTGGTGGCCAAGGTGGTCACCACCATGTCCGATATCCAGGGCTCGTCCAAAAAGATCGCCGAGATCATCAGCGTCATCGACGGCATCGCCTTCCAGACCAATATCCTGGCCTTGAATGCCGCGGTGGAAGCGGCACGTGCCGGCGAACAGGGTCGTGGTTTTGCGGTGGTCGCATCTGAAGTGCGCACGCTGGCGCAGCGTTCGGCCGGTGCCGCCAAGGAGATCAAGCACCTGATCGACGACTCGGTCGAGAAGGTTACCCACGGCGCAACGCTGGTCGATCAGGCCGGTACCACCATGGCCGAGATCGTCGCCAGCGTGCAGCGCGTCACCAACATCATGGGTGAGATTTCCTCCGCCTCGCAGGAGCAGTACGCGGGTATCGAGCAGGTCAACCAGACCGTCACCCAGATGGACGAAACCACCCAGCAGAACGCCGCCTTGGTGGAAGAAGCCACTGCCGCCGCACGTGCGATGGAAGAGCAGGCCCAGCAGCTGACCGAAGCGGTGGCAGTGTTCAAGGTGGCTGCGCATGCGCCGGTAGCGCGTCGGTTGTCGGCCATTGCCAGCGCGCCGTCCAATGCCCGCTTCGCACCGCAGCCGGCAGCACGCGTCACCCCGGCGGCCGCAGCGCCACGTCGCAGCGTTGGAAGCAGCGCCGCATCGCATGCAGATTCGGGCAATTGGCAGGATTTCTGA
- a CDS encoding methyl-accepting chemotaxis protein — MTSLLLRFNVGPRLAAAFSVLILLSGFIAFIGYRGLTSARTLVDALVNQNMTKIRLSNDMMNANYVIAAELRNVVLPTSNEDNLKFIASIKQARADYTKAHDALYAMPSTPQGQSIRAEVDSLTPKVREMNNKVIDLVTSGHSDQALPLLLTKAAPALKQWQDKIAENIALQDKLAAEAAEVALESMDDSRKLLVGGSLMVVLLSGTLGLLITRSLTRPLSRATQAAEAIAEGKLDNAVHSDASDETGRLLQAMDKMQSQVRNLITAQLDMAKRHDAGQVSFRMDAGTFPGDYGRMAGDTNALVDSHIQVTARLAQIMGRYAIGDLSDDMAPLPGEQAKLTETMAQVKRNLAAMNQQIKQLAQAAAAGDFSARGDAAQFQYDFRVMVDSLNQLMSTADGSLQALSGMLQAIAAGDLTGRMDGEFQGVFAQMRDDANATVTQLAGIVGHIQTSAMSINSAASEIAAGNNDLSQRTEQQAANLEETAASMEELTSTVKQNAEGARQANQLAIGAASVASQGGEVVSKVVDTMAGIQASSKKIADIISVIDGIAFQTNILALNAAVEAARAGEQGRGFAVVASEVRTLAQRSSAAAKEIKDLIGDSVQRVTDGSQLVDEAGRTMAEIVSSVQRVTDIMSEISAASQEQSAGIEQVNLTVTQMDEATQQNAALVEEATAAARAMEEQAQQLTEAVAVFKIDAKAPVARQLSVIAGAVANKRPATHPAARAALGTATSRRVAASASASTVTAGDWQDF; from the coding sequence ATGACATCTCTTTTACTGCGTTTCAATGTAGGGCCGCGCCTAGCGGCCGCCTTCAGCGTGTTGATTCTGCTCTCCGGGTTCATCGCCTTTATCGGCTATCGCGGGCTGACCTCCGCACGTACGCTGGTGGATGCTCTGGTGAACCAGAACATGACCAAGATCCGCCTCTCCAACGACATGATGAATGCGAATTACGTCATCGCCGCAGAGCTGCGCAATGTCGTGTTACCGACCAGCAACGAAGACAATCTGAAATTCATCGCATCCATCAAGCAGGCACGCGCCGACTACACCAAAGCGCACGATGCGTTGTATGCGATGCCGTCTACGCCGCAGGGCCAGAGCATCCGCGCGGAGGTCGACAGCCTCACGCCGAAAGTACGTGAAATGAACAACAAGGTCATCGACCTGGTGACGTCCGGCCATAGCGACCAGGCATTGCCGTTACTACTGACCAAGGCAGCGCCCGCGCTGAAGCAGTGGCAGGACAAGATCGCCGAGAACATCGCACTGCAGGACAAGCTCGCCGCCGAAGCAGCGGAAGTCGCGCTCGAGTCGATGGACGATTCACGCAAGCTGCTGGTCGGCGGTTCGCTGATGGTCGTGCTGCTGAGCGGCACGCTGGGCTTGCTGATCACCCGCAGCCTGACCCGGCCGCTGAGCCGCGCAACCCAGGCCGCCGAGGCGATTGCCGAGGGCAAGCTGGATAACGCCGTGCACAGCGATGCCAGCGACGAAACCGGCCGCCTGTTGCAGGCCATGGACAAGATGCAATCGCAGGTGCGCAACCTGATCACCGCACAGTTGGACATGGCCAAGCGCCATGATGCCGGCCAGGTGAGCTTCCGCATGGATGCCGGCACATTCCCCGGCGATTACGGCCGCATGGCAGGCGACACCAATGCGCTGGTCGACAGCCACATCCAGGTCACAGCACGCCTGGCGCAGATCATGGGCCGCTACGCGATCGGCGACCTCAGCGACGACATGGCCCCCCTGCCCGGCGAACAAGCCAAACTCACCGAGACCATGGCGCAGGTCAAACGCAATCTGGCCGCGATGAATCAGCAGATCAAACAGCTGGCGCAAGCCGCTGCTGCCGGCGACTTCAGTGCACGTGGCGATGCAGCGCAGTTCCAGTACGACTTCCGTGTCATGGTCGACAGCCTCAATCAACTGATGTCCACGGCCGATGGCAGCCTGCAAGCGTTGTCGGGCATGTTGCAGGCGATTGCCGCAGGCGATCTGACCGGGCGCATGGACGGCGAGTTCCAGGGCGTGTTCGCACAGATGCGCGACGACGCCAATGCCACCGTCACGCAATTGGCCGGCATTGTTGGACACATCCAGACCTCGGCGATGTCGATCAATTCGGCCGCCAGTGAAATTGCCGCTGGCAATAACGACCTATCGCAACGTACCGAGCAGCAGGCCGCCAATCTGGAAGAAACTGCCGCTTCCATGGAAGAACTCACCTCCACGGTCAAGCAGAATGCAGAAGGCGCACGCCAGGCCAATCAACTCGCGATCGGTGCGGCCAGCGTTGCCTCGCAAGGTGGCGAGGTAGTCAGCAAGGTCGTGGACACCATGGCCGGCATCCAGGCCTCGTCGAAGAAGATCGCCGACATCATCAGCGTCATCGACGGCATCGCCTTCCAGACCAATATCCTGGCCTTGAATGCCGCCGTGGAAGCGGCGCGTGCCGGCGAACAGGGCCGCGGATTTGCGGTGGTTGCCAGCGAAGTGCGTACGCTGGCGCAGCGTTCGTCCGCCGCCGCCAAGGAGATCAAGGACCTGATCGGTGATTCGGTGCAACGCGTTACCGACGGTTCGCAGCTGGTGGATGAGGCCGGCCGCACCATGGCCGAGATCGTGTCTTCAGTGCAGCGCGTCACTGACATCATGAGCGAGATTTCCGCTGCCTCGCAGGAACAATCGGCAGGTATCGAACAGGTCAACCTCACCGTCACGCAGATGGATGAAGCCACCCAACAGAACGCTGCACTGGTGGAAGAAGCCACCGCCGCTGCGCGCGCGATGGAAGAACAGGCGCAGCAACTCACCGAAGCCGTTGCGGTCTTCAAGATCGATGCAAAAGCACCGGTGGCACGTCAGTTGTCGGTCATCGCCGGGGCAGTGGCCAACAAGCGGCCCGCGACACACCCGGCTGCACGTGCCGCACTCGGAACCGCGACATCGCGCCGCGTTGCAGCCAGCGCATCGGCGTCGACCGTTACCGCTGGCGATTGGCAGGATTTTTAA
- a CDS encoding IS5 family transposase (programmed frameshift): MREKNYPSDVSRERFEQIRPILEQARKRTKPVTVDMYEVWCAVLYLLRTGCPWRALPSDFPKWRTVHSYFAKWSEVDDEGMSLLERALKKSQVGAAREKQGRKACSTFLIVDAQSVKNSDTAGQKGYDAGKKVSGIKRHIAVDTQGFPHAVAVTTAEVIDRQGALEALKRCRSGLGRVKRLLCDSGCTGDPFAEGVQDILGKHVTVQIAKRSELHTFKVMPKRWIVERSFAWLEKNRRLWKNCERRLNTSLQFIHLAFLALLLRRS, encoded by the exons ATGCGCGAGAAGAACTATCCAAGTGACGTGAGCCGTGAGCGGTTCGAGCAAATCCGCCCGATTCTGGAGCAAGCCCGCAAGCGCACCAAGCCTGTGACAGTGGATATGTATGAGGTGTGGTGCGCAGTGCTGTATCTGCTACGGACAGGTTGCCCGTGGCGTGCGTTGCCCAGTGACTTTCCGAAGTGGCGCACGGTGCATTCCTACTTTGCCAAGTGGAGCGAAGTGGACGATGAAGGAATGAGCCTGCTGGAGCGGGCGCTTAAAAAATC TCAGGTTGGCGCGGCCCGCGAGAAACAGGGGCGCAAGGCCTGCAGTACGTTCTTGATCGTGGACGCGCAGAGCGTGAAGAACAGTGATACAGCCGGCCAGAAAGGCTATGACGCGGGCAAGAAGGTATCGGGGATCAAGCGCCACATCGCGGTGGATACGCAAGGCTTTCCACATGCCGTTGCGGTGACCACGGCGGAAGTCATCGATCGTCAAGGTGCGCTGGAGGCATTGAAACGCTGCCGATCGGGTTTAGGTCGGGTGAAACGCCTGCTGTGCGACAGCGGCTGCACCGGAGATCCCTTCGCCGAGGGCGTACAGGACATTCTGGGCAAGCATGTCACCGTACAGATTGCCAAGCGCAGCGAGCTGCATACCTTCAAGGTCATGCCCAAGCGCTGGATTGTCGAACGCAGCTTTGCCTGGCTGGAGAAGAACCGGAGGCTATGGAAGAACTGCGAGCGAAGGCTCAATACCAGCTTGCAGTTCATCCACCTGGCGTTCCTGGCACTGCTGCTCAGGAGATCGTGA
- a CDS encoding flagellar brake protein, producing MSQGDTSKLDHNADHLAEGDERYLLRNKRQIRGLLRQLLDQRAIVTMHVAGRDLAVPTAVLEVDEDDDCVILDGSHNDASNRAIEGAKYLLCYTQLERVNIRFRLEKAERIERNIHAAFRADLPDAVYHMQRRESYRLETPITDSPICTIRQEAEQGEALNLQLRVIDISSGGLAVLLTDGMPLLEPQRTYRNCILQLPDTTPITLQLTVCSHYKQTLPNGSEGFRVGMHFSDLPRGADETIQRYIFRVDRQRNARKSGMF from the coding sequence ATGTCCCAAGGCGATACCTCAAAGCTGGACCACAACGCCGATCACCTCGCCGAAGGTGACGAACGCTATCTGCTGCGCAACAAGCGGCAGATCCGTGGATTGCTGCGCCAACTGCTCGACCAACGCGCCATCGTGACCATGCATGTGGCCGGCCGCGACTTGGCCGTGCCCACCGCCGTACTGGAAGTGGACGAAGACGACGACTGCGTGATTCTGGACGGCAGCCATAACGATGCCTCCAACCGCGCCATCGAAGGCGCCAAATACCTGCTGTGCTACACCCAACTGGAACGGGTCAACATCCGCTTCCGGCTGGAAAAAGCCGAGCGTATCGAGCGCAACATCCACGCCGCCTTCCGCGCCGACCTGCCCGATGCCGTCTATCACATGCAGCGGCGCGAATCATACCGGCTGGAAACGCCGATCACCGACTCGCCCATCTGCACCATTCGCCAGGAAGCCGAACAAGGCGAAGCGCTGAATCTACAGCTGCGCGTCATCGACATCAGCAGCGGCGGCCTGGCGGTCTTGCTCACCGATGGCATGCCCTTGCTTGAGCCGCAACGCACCTACCGCAACTGCATTCTGCAACTGCCCGACACCACTCCCATTACGCTGCAGCTCACCGTGTGCAGCCATTACAAGCAGACCCTACCCAACGGCAGCGAAGGCTTTCGCGTCGGCATGCATTTCAGCGACCTGCCGCGCGGCGCCGACGAAACCATCCAGCGCTACATTTTCCGCGTCGACCGCCAGCGCAACGCGCGCAAGAGCGGCATGTTCTGA
- a CDS encoding chemotaxis protein CheW: MNDKSTATGTGGEFLSFALGEEHYGVDILKVQEIRGYDSVTRLPDAPDYIKGVINLRGTIVPVIDLRLKLRLKEARYDAFTVMIVLNVEDRVVGIVVDSVSDVIPLNDDQIRPTPEFGTAVDTRFISGIGTQDDRMLILLDIETLLDSTELGQQLVEEAA; the protein is encoded by the coding sequence ATGAACGACAAAAGCACTGCCACCGGCACCGGTGGTGAATTCCTCAGCTTCGCTTTGGGCGAAGAACACTACGGCGTGGACATCCTGAAAGTGCAGGAAATCCGCGGCTACGATTCGGTCACCCGTCTGCCCGACGCGCCCGACTACATCAAGGGTGTGATCAACCTGCGCGGCACCATCGTGCCGGTGATCGACCTGCGTCTGAAGCTGCGCCTGAAAGAAGCGCGCTACGACGCCTTCACCGTAATGATCGTGCTCAACGTCGAAGACCGCGTCGTCGGTATCGTCGTGGACAGCGTTTCCGACGTGATTCCGCTCAACGACGACCAGATCCGTCCCACGCCCGAGTTCGGCACTGCGGTCGACACCCGCTTCATCTCCGGCATCGGCACCCAGGACGATCGCATGTTGATCCTGCTGGATATCGAAACCCTGCTGGACAGCACCGAGCTGGGTCAGCAACTGGTCGAAGAAGCCGCCTGA
- a CDS encoding IS5 family transposase (programmed frameshift), which produces MREKNYPSDVSRERFEQIRPILEQTRKRTKPVTVDMYEVWCAVLYLLRTGCPWRALPSDFPKWRTVHSYFAKWSEVDDEGISLLERALKKSQVGAAREKQGRKACSTFLIVDAQSVKNSDTAGQKGYDAGKKVSGIKRHIAVDTQGFPHAVAVTTAEVTDRQGALEALKRCRSGLGRVKRLLCDSGYTGDPFAEGVQDILGKHVTVQIAKRSELHTFKVMPKRWSVERSFAWLEKNRRLWKNCERRLNTSLQFIHLAFLALLLRRS; this is translated from the exons ATGCGCGAGAAGAACTATCCAAGTGACGTGAGCCGTGAGCGGTTCGAGCAAATCCGCCCGATTCTGGAGCAAACCCGCAAGCGCACCAAGCCTGTGACAGTGGATATGTATGAGGTGTGGTGCGCAGTGCTGTATCTGCTACGGACAGGGTGCCCGTGGCGTGCGTTGCCCAGTGACTTTCCGAAGTGGCGCACGGTGCATTCCTACTTTGCCAAGTGGAGCGAAGTGGACGATGAAGGAATAAGCCTGCTGGAGCGGGCGCTTAAAAAATC TCAGGTTGGCGCGGCCCGCGAGAAACAGGGGCGCAAGGCCTGCAGCACGTTCTTGATCGTGGACGCGCAGAGCGTGAAGAACAGTGATACAGCCGGTCAGAAAGGCTATGACGCGGGCAAGAAGGTATCGGGGATCAAGCGCCACATCGCGGTGGATACGCAAGGCTTTCCACATGCCGTTGCGGTGACCACGGCGGAAGTCACCGATCGTCAAGGTGCGCTGGAGGCATTGAAACGCTGCCGATCGGGTTTAGGTCGGGTGAAACGCCTGCTGTGCGACAGCGGCTACACCGGAGATCCCTTCGCCGAGGGCGTACAGGACATTCTGGGCAAGCATGTCACCGTACAGATTGCCAAGCGCAGCGAGCTGCATACCTTCAAGGTCATGCCCAAGCGCTGGAGTGTCGAACGCAGCTTTGCCTGGCTGGAGAAGAACCGGAGGCTATGGAAGAACTGCGAGCGAAGGCTCAATACCAGCTTGCAGTTCATCCACCTGGCGTTCCTGGCACTGCTGCTCAGGAGATCGTGA
- a CDS encoding methyl-accepting chemotaxis protein has product MQWINNLKLMPKLMLAFGIVLLIMLVQGIIAYSGLASLNNVTRDLAGNTMSSVREAGDLRGMLGEYRNAAYQNLVRASDSVKQEAKVRSNKLNGKIEATIKGYPRLIESPQQKKLFDVFVADWKKASASYASVAEMIELNLPDDAVDTFVGETRTLHNKAKDSLAALIAEDNMLAQAAKTKAEKVHATSVSLTVMVLLIGIAGGLGLAFLFARSIVKSMRGAVTAATEIAGGKLDGQINVQGQDEVGELMRSMQRMQRMQRDLKERIERDQRIADENLRIRTALDTSSTGTFITDPERVMIYANDAFKKIVAQYESSIRLASPEFDASKVIGQHISYLGLSDATVRKAIAALERVGVTSFEERFGEVVLAQTVTAIKNEQCETSGEVCEWRDRTIEVQVEEEVARIVRDAASGDMSGSVETDGKQGFFLQLAQQLNGLLDANAGSLEHISALLSALSRGDLTVRMHGEFSGVFAQMRDDANATAEQLADIVGHIKLSSGAINAAAGEIASGNSDLSHRTEQQAANLEETAASMEELTSTVKQNAESARQANQLAIGATGVASQGGEVVSQVVTTMSGIEASSRKIADIISVIDGIAFQTNILALNAAVEATRAGEQGRGFAVVASEVRTLAQRSAGAAKEIKGLIDDSVHKVAEGSALVRKAGATMAEIVASVQRVTDIMGEISAASQEQSSGIEQVNQTITQMDETTQQNAALVEEATAAARSMEEQAGHLAEAVSVFKLDESAAPVAQTARVRPIASRPVAVKGAAAKPLARAAATAARPATSQAALADGHWQEF; this is encoded by the coding sequence ATGCAATGGATCAACAATCTGAAATTGATGCCCAAGCTGATGCTGGCGTTCGGCATCGTGCTGCTGATCATGCTCGTCCAGGGCATCATCGCCTATTCGGGCCTGGCCTCGCTCAATAACGTCACCCGCGATCTGGCCGGCAATACCATGTCCAGCGTGCGCGAGGCAGGCGATCTGCGCGGTATGCTCGGCGAATACCGCAACGCGGCTTACCAGAACCTGGTGCGCGCCAGCGATTCGGTCAAGCAGGAAGCCAAGGTTCGCTCCAACAAGCTCAACGGCAAGATCGAAGCCACCATCAAGGGCTACCCGCGCCTGATCGAGAGCCCGCAGCAGAAGAAGCTGTTCGACGTGTTCGTGGCCGACTGGAAGAAGGCTTCGGCCTCCTACGCCAGCGTCGCTGAAATGATCGAACTCAATCTGCCCGACGATGCCGTCGACACCTTCGTCGGTGAAACCCGCACCCTGCACAACAAGGCCAAGGATTCGCTGGCTGCGTTGATCGCCGAAGACAACATGCTCGCGCAGGCTGCCAAGACCAAGGCCGAAAAGGTCCACGCCACCTCCGTCTCGCTGACCGTGATGGTGCTGCTGATCGGCATTGCCGGCGGCCTGGGCCTGGCGTTCCTGTTTGCCCGTTCCATCGTCAAGAGCATGCGCGGCGCGGTCACCGCCGCCACCGAAATCGCCGGCGGCAAGCTGGACGGCCAGATCAACGTGCAGGGCCAGGACGAAGTGGGCGAATTGATGCGCTCCATGCAGCGCATGCAGCGCATGCAGCGCGACCTGAAAGAGCGCATCGAACGCGACCAGAGGATTGCCGACGAAAACCTGCGCATTCGTACTGCGTTGGACACGTCCTCGACCGGCACCTTCATCACCGATCCCGAGCGCGTCATGATTTACGCCAACGACGCCTTCAAGAAGATCGTGGCGCAGTACGAAAGCAGCATCCGCCTGGCATCGCCCGAATTCGACGCCAGCAAGGTCATCGGCCAGCACATCAGCTACCTGGGTCTGTCGGATGCGACCGTGCGCAAGGCCATTGCCGCATTGGAACGCGTTGGTGTCACCAGCTTCGAAGAGCGCTTCGGCGAAGTGGTGCTGGCACAGACAGTCACCGCCATCAAGAACGAACAGTGCGAGACCAGCGGCGAAGTCTGCGAATGGCGCGACCGCACCATCGAAGTCCAGGTCGAAGAAGAAGTTGCGCGTATCGTGCGTGACGCTGCCAGCGGCGACATGAGCGGCAGCGTGGAAACCGACGGCAAGCAGGGTTTCTTCCTGCAGCTGGCGCAGCAGCTCAACGGCTTGCTGGATGCCAATGCCGGCAGCCTGGAGCATATCTCGGCCCTGTTGTCCGCGCTGTCGCGTGGCGACCTGACCGTGCGCATGCATGGCGAGTTCAGCGGCGTGTTCGCGCAGATGCGTGACGATGCCAATGCCACCGCCGAGCAGCTGGCCGACATCGTTGGCCACATCAAGCTGTCGTCCGGTGCGATCAACGCAGCCGCTGGCGAAATTGCTTCGGGCAACAGCGACCTGTCGCATCGCACCGAGCAGCAGGCCGCCAACCTGGAAGAAACCGCCGCCTCGATGGAGGAGCTCACCTCCACCGTCAAGCAGAACGCCGAGAGCGCCCGTCAGGCCAACCAGCTTGCCATCGGCGCCACCGGCGTGGCCTCGCAAGGCGGTGAAGTGGTGTCGCAGGTGGTCACCACCATGTCCGGCATCGAAGCCTCGTCCAGGAAGATCGCCGACATCATCAGCGTCATCGATGGCATCGCGTTCCAGACCAATATCTTGGCGCTGAATGCAGCGGTGGAAGCGACACGTGCCGGCGAGCAGGGTCGCGGCTTTGCCGTGGTCGCCTCCGAAGTGCGTACGCTGGCACAGCGTTCGGCCGGTGCGGCTAAGGAGATCAAGGGGTTGATCGACGATTCCGTGCACAAGGTGGCCGAAGGCTCGGCACTGGTCCGCAAGGCCGGTGCCACCATGGCCGAGATCGTGGCCAGCGTGCAGCGCGTGACCGACATCATGGGGGAGATTTCTGCGGCTTCGCAGGAGCAGTCGTCCGGGATCGAGCAGGTCAACCAGACCATCACCCAGATGGACGAAACCACCCAGCAGAATGCTGCGCTGGTGGAAGAAGCCACCGCCGCCGCCCGTTCGATGGAAGAGCAGGCCGGTCACCTGGCCGAAGCGGTGTCGGTGTTCAAACTGGACGAATCGGCTGCGCCGGTTGCGCAGACCGCACGCGTGCGGCCGATCGCCTCGCGCCCGGTTGCAGTGAAAGGCGCCGCCGCCAAGCCGCTAGCGCGGGCAGCGGCCACCGCGGCGCGGCCTGCCACATCCCAGGCCGCGTTGGCCGACGGTCACTGGCAAGAGTTCTGA
- a CDS encoding CheR family methyltransferase codes for MDMTTTTPAPDTREFDFGDRDFKRVCDLIYQRVGIALAPAKRDMVYGRLSRRLRVLGLRSFRDYLDQLETGNDEEEWQAFTNALTTNLTSFFREPHHFDKLREELQKRASQAPLKIWSCAASTGEEPYSIAITACEAFGTLTPPVSIVATDVDTQVLETASRGVYAIDRVASLDASIKRKYFQRGSGPNEGKCRVIPALRQLIEYRQLNLLASRYDVGGPYAALFCRNVMIYFDKPTQRGILSRLVSHMGEDGLLYTGHSENYLHAADLIQPCGRTLYRRAPRAGASA; via the coding sequence ATGGATATGACGACTACGACCCCCGCTCCAGACACACGCGAATTCGACTTCGGCGACCGCGACTTCAAGCGCGTTTGCGACTTGATCTACCAGCGTGTCGGCATTGCGTTGGCTCCGGCCAAGCGCGACATGGTGTATGGCCGTCTCTCGCGTCGTCTGCGCGTGCTCGGTCTGCGCTCGTTCCGCGATTATCTCGATCAGCTCGAGACCGGCAACGACGAAGAAGAATGGCAGGCCTTCACCAACGCGCTGACCACCAACCTGACCTCGTTCTTCCGTGAGCCGCACCACTTCGACAAGCTGCGCGAAGAACTGCAAAAGCGCGCCTCGCAGGCGCCGTTGAAGATCTGGTCGTGTGCCGCATCCACCGGTGAGGAGCCCTACTCCATCGCCATCACGGCCTGCGAAGCGTTCGGCACGCTGACCCCACCGGTGAGCATCGTCGCCACCGACGTCGATACCCAAGTGTTGGAAACCGCGTCGCGCGGCGTCTATGCCATCGACCGTGTCGCCTCGCTGGACGCCTCGATCAAGCGCAAATATTTTCAGCGCGGCAGCGGTCCCAACGAAGGCAAGTGCCGAGTCATTCCGGCGCTGCGTCAACTCATCGAATACCGCCAGTTGAATCTATTGGCGTCGCGTTACGACGTCGGCGGCCCGTATGCCGCGCTGTTCTGTCGCAATGTGATGATCTATTTCGACAAGCCCACCCAACGCGGCATCCTGTCGCGCCTGGTCAGCCACATGGGCGAGGACGGCCTGCTCTACACCGGACATTCGGAGAATTACCTGCATGCGGCCGATCTGATACAGCCGTGCGGGCGCACGCTGTATCGGCGCGCGCCGCGCGCTGGAGCCTCTGCATGA